A region from the Beduinella massiliensis genome encodes:
- a CDS encoding helix-turn-helix domain-containing protein: MVQFGERLKMARNAKRLSQQALADIISKSLNTVGLYERGLRQPSLETLCLLADTLDVSVDYLLARTDVKKYDLAALEGDGALPAAVTVPREWEERLRRIESHLGLA, translated from the coding sequence ATGGTACAATTCGGCGAACGACTAAAAATGGCGCGTAACGCGAAGCGACTTAGCCAGCAAGCCCTGGCCGACATCATCAGCAAGAGCCTGAACACCGTCGGCCTGTACGAGCGGGGTTTGCGCCAGCCCAGCCTGGAGACGCTCTGCCTGCTCGCCGACACGCTGGACGTATCGGTGGATTACCTGCTCGCGCGTACGGACGTGAAAAAATACGACCTCGCGGCGCTCGAGGGAGACGGCGCTTTGCCTGCCGCCGTGACCGTTCCCCGCGAATGGGAGGAACGCCTGCGCCGCATCGAAAGCCACCTGGGTTTGGCATGA
- a CDS encoding ROK family protein produces the protein MVLGALEAGGTKMVCSIGNERAQVLDKQSFPTRTPEETVPQMIEYYRGKGIEALGIGSFGPLDLNKQSETYGYITSTPKTGWINYPLLPALSGALSVPAELDTDVNAAALAEVSMGAAKGLRSCLYVTVGTGIGGGLIVEGNLVHGLVHPEFGHMLMRAAAGDPAPDGFCPYHKGCLEGCASGPAIEKRWGKSAKELAPDHPAWTVECEYLAQMCVNAIVSFSPECIVLGGGVMQQEHLFPRIRKRTIELLGGYVRTPRIEREIDSYIVSPGLGVNSGVTGALLLALRAAQAK, from the coding sequence ATGGTTTTGGGCGCATTGGAGGCGGGCGGGACGAAAATGGTCTGCTCGATCGGCAACGAACGCGCGCAGGTGCTCGACAAGCAGAGCTTTCCCACGCGCACGCCGGAGGAGACGGTTCCGCAGATGATCGAGTATTATCGGGGCAAGGGCATCGAGGCGCTGGGCATCGGTTCCTTCGGCCCGCTCGATTTGAATAAGCAATCGGAAACCTACGGCTACATCACCTCGACCCCCAAGACGGGCTGGATAAACTATCCCCTGCTGCCCGCGCTCAGCGGCGCGCTTTCGGTTCCGGCGGAGCTGGACACGGACGTCAACGCGGCGGCGCTGGCGGAGGTGTCGATGGGCGCGGCGAAGGGATTGCGAAGCTGCCTTTACGTGACCGTGGGGACGGGCATCGGCGGCGGGCTGATCGTCGAGGGCAACCTCGTACACGGCCTGGTGCACCCTGAATTTGGGCACATGCTGATGCGCGCGGCCGCGGGCGATCCCGCGCCGGACGGCTTTTGCCCCTACCATAAGGGGTGCCTGGAGGGCTGCGCGAGCGGCCCGGCGATCGAAAAGCGCTGGGGCAAGAGCGCCAAGGAGCTCGCGCCCGACCACCCCGCGTGGACGGTGGAGTGCGAATACCTGGCGCAGATGTGCGTCAACGCGATCGTGAGCTTCTCGCCGGAGTGCATTGTGCTGGGCGGCGGCGTGATGCAGCAGGAGCACCTGTTCCCGCGCATCCGCAAGCGGACGATCGAGCTGCTGGGCGGCTACGTGCGCACCCCCCGCATCGAACGTGAAATCGATTCCTACATCGTGTCGCCCGGCCTGGGCGTGAACAGCGGGGTCACGGGCGCGCTGCTGCTGGCCCTGCGCGCGGCGCAGGCGAAGTAA
- a CDS encoding TIM barrel protein produces the protein MKLSVVIAGEDAPESAFVVWRGFKNSMDKARRFGYQGVELALGCAQDVDTGALDRELAAHDLRVSCISTGLTFARMGLYMTHPDPVKRAEIVRVFRDLVLLAERHGGLINVGRARGFVSADQTRGEAEALFLGCMGEILPFAAQHGVTVLIEPINRYESNFLNSVDEACALLARLPFENVGVMADVFHMNIEDDRIGASLRRNAKRVKYVHIADSNRRAPGQGHTDFDEILDALTESGYDGWLSAEVLPGADADGTALRTARYMRSRLLERGLLS, from the coding sequence ATGAAACTTTCCGTGGTCATCGCCGGCGAGGACGCGCCGGAGAGCGCGTTCGTCGTCTGGCGGGGCTTCAAAAATTCAATGGATAAGGCGAGGCGGTTCGGGTACCAGGGGGTCGAGCTGGCGCTTGGGTGCGCGCAGGACGTCGATACCGGCGCGCTGGATCGGGAGCTTGCGGCGCACGACCTGCGCGTGAGCTGTATCAGCACGGGCCTCACGTTCGCGCGCATGGGCCTATACATGACGCATCCGGACCCGGTGAAGCGGGCGGAGATCGTCCGGGTCTTTCGGGATCTCGTGCTGCTGGCGGAGCGGCACGGCGGGCTGATTAACGTGGGACGCGCGCGCGGCTTCGTCTCAGCCGATCAGACGCGCGGGGAGGCGGAGGCGCTCTTCCTGGGATGCATGGGTGAAATTTTGCCCTTTGCGGCGCAGCATGGCGTGACGGTTCTGATCGAGCCCATCAACCGCTATGAGAGCAATTTTCTCAACAGCGTGGACGAAGCCTGCGCGCTGCTCGCGAGGCTGCCGTTTGAAAATGTCGGCGTCATGGCGGACGTATTCCACATGAACATCGAGGACGACCGCATCGGCGCGTCGCTCAGGCGAAACGCGAAGCGGGTAAAGTACGTGCACATCGCGGATTCCAACCGCCGCGCGCCGGGTCAGGGGCACACGGACTTCGACGAGATATTGGACGCGCTGACGGAAAGCGGCTACGACGGCTGGCTCAGCGCGGAGGTGCTGCCGGGCGCGGACGCGGACGGCACGGCGCTGCGGACGGCGCGGTACATGCGCTCGCGCTTGCTGGAAAGGGGGCTTTTGTCATGA
- a CDS encoding TIM barrel protein, producing the protein MRESIHKYFQIGTISWMSFPGKDAVETVRRIAEDDFFDAIELTRFDSEEERARAKRLLDQSHLKVCYGAQPRLLGPGLNPNDLNEEGRLKAQATLIEAVDEAEALGARGVAFLAGKWAQETREEAYAQLLRTTRAVCAYAEGKGMDVNLEVFDYDMDKAALIGPAPLAARFAADVRMTCKNFGLLVDLSHFPTTYETSRFVIQTLRPYIRHFHVGNAVVQPGAEAYGDQHPRFGFPRSANDTEQLLDFFRVLKAEGFFHAREPYVLSFEVKPWADEDCEVVLAGTKRVLRRAWALLED; encoded by the coding sequence ATGCGCGAATCAATTCACAAGTACTTTCAGATCGGGACGATCAGTTGGATGAGCTTTCCTGGAAAGGACGCGGTGGAAACCGTCCGGCGCATCGCGGAGGACGACTTCTTCGATGCGATCGAGCTGACGCGGTTTGACTCAGAGGAGGAACGGGCGCGGGCTAAACGCCTGCTGGATCAGTCGCACCTGAAGGTCTGCTACGGCGCGCAGCCGCGCCTGCTGGGGCCGGGGCTCAACCCGAACGACCTGAACGAGGAAGGGCGGCTGAAGGCGCAGGCTACGCTGATCGAGGCCGTGGACGAGGCGGAAGCGCTCGGCGCGCGGGGCGTCGCTTTTCTGGCGGGGAAGTGGGCGCAGGAGACGCGGGAGGAGGCGTACGCCCAGCTTCTTCGCACGACGCGCGCGGTGTGCGCCTATGCCGAGGGGAAGGGCATGGACGTCAACCTGGAGGTCTTCGACTACGATATGGACAAGGCGGCGCTCATCGGCCCCGCGCCGCTGGCGGCGCGCTTCGCGGCGGACGTGCGCATGACCTGCAAAAACTTTGGCCTGCTGGTCGATCTGTCGCACTTCCCGACGACGTATGAGACGAGCCGCTTTGTCATCCAGACGCTGCGCCCCTACATCCGCCACTTCCACGTCGGCAACGCGGTGGTGCAGCCCGGCGCGGAAGCGTATGGCGACCAGCACCCGCGCTTCGGCTTTCCGCGCAGCGCGAACGACACGGAGCAGCTTTTGGACTTCTTCCGCGTGCTCAAGGCAGAGGGCTTCTTCCATGCGCGGGAGCCGTACGTGCTCTCGTTTGAGGTCAAGCCCTGGGCGGATGAGGATTGCGAGGTCGTGCTCGCGGGGACGAAGCGCGTGCTGCGGCGCGCGTGGGCGCTATTGGAGGATTAA
- a CDS encoding EamA family transporter, with protein sequence MESARKSALSRPLTVGLLALVCCALWGSAFPCIKLGYAYFAIGSGDTATQVLFAGLRFTLAGALTILIGSVMQRRLLVPARASLPKIAKLSLMQTVIQYLFFYVGLAHTSGVKSSIIESSTVFLTILAASLLFKQERMTVRKLLGCAVGFAGVVLINAAGQGVDMHVSLMGEGAILLSACAYALSSVMIKLYSRDELPITLSGYQFVLGGATLVVCGLVAGGRIAQVSVQGLLMLGYLALLSAVAYSLWGTLLKYNPVARVSIYGFMNPVCGVLLSALLLGESQNAFGAAGLAALALVCAGIWLVNGQQAAKRA encoded by the coding sequence ATGGAAAGCGCCCGGAAATCCGCCCTGTCCCGCCCGCTCACCGTCGGCCTGCTCGCGCTCGTATGCTGCGCGCTCTGGGGCAGCGCCTTTCCCTGTATCAAGCTCGGCTACGCCTACTTCGCCATCGGCTCCGGCGACACCGCCACGCAGGTGCTCTTCGCGGGGCTGCGCTTCACGCTGGCCGGCGCGCTCACGATCCTGATCGGCAGCGTCATGCAGCGCCGTTTGCTGGTGCCCGCCCGCGCGAGCCTGCCAAAGATCGCCAAGCTGTCGCTCATGCAAACCGTCATCCAATACCTCTTCTTCTACGTCGGCCTTGCGCACACGTCGGGCGTGAAGTCCTCGATCATCGAGTCCTCCACCGTCTTTCTCACCATTCTCGCCGCGAGCCTGCTCTTCAAGCAGGAGCGCATGACGGTGCGAAAGCTCCTGGGCTGCGCGGTCGGCTTCGCGGGCGTCGTCCTCATCAACGCCGCCGGGCAGGGGGTGGACATGCACGTCTCCCTCATGGGCGAGGGGGCGATCCTGCTCTCCGCGTGCGCCTACGCGCTTTCCTCCGTGATGATCAAGCTCTACTCCCGGGACGAGCTGCCCATCACGCTCAGCGGCTATCAGTTCGTGCTGGGCGGCGCTACGCTCGTCGTCTGCGGCCTGGTCGCGGGCGGGCGCATCGCGCAGGTCAGCGTGCAGGGGCTTTTGATGCTCGGCTACCTCGCGCTGCTCTCCGCGGTGGCCTACTCCCTCTGGGGCACGCTGCTCAAGTACAACCCCGTCGCCCGCGTCTCCATCTACGGCTTCATGAACCCCGTGTGCGGCGTGCTGCTCTCCGCGCTGCTGCTGGGCGAAAGCCAGAACGCCTTCGGCGCGGCGGGGCTCGCGGCGCTGGCGCTCGTGTGCGCGGGCATCTGGCTCGTCAACGGTCAGCAGGCGGCGAAGCGGGCGTAA
- a CDS encoding transketolase, with protein sequence MSEEADRLRLAVLAMGRAAGSGHMGGSLSCAEILNVLYGRVLRVDPARPDWRERDRFVLSKGHAAPMLYACLARAGFFGEELLETLRELGSPLQGHPCMFKLPGIDMSTGSLGLGLSVCVGMALALRNTPAHVYALLGDGELQEGQNWEAFMSMRAFALQNMTPIVDLNGVQLDGPTDVVQPAQAALSQKLAGFGIRVFEVDGHDEGQIERAVREAKNCGEPHAVVAHTVKGKGVSFMEGQAAWHGKPLSAEDYAAARAEVEGRLMR encoded by the coding sequence ATGAGCGAGGAGGCAGATCGCCTGCGGCTGGCGGTGCTTGCAATGGGCCGGGCGGCGGGCAGCGGACACATGGGCGGCAGCCTGTCCTGCGCGGAGATCTTAAACGTGCTCTACGGCCGCGTGCTGCGGGTCGATCCCGCGCGCCCCGACTGGCGGGAGCGCGACCGCTTCGTGCTCTCCAAGGGCCATGCCGCGCCGATGCTCTACGCCTGCCTCGCACGGGCGGGGTTTTTCGGGGAGGAGCTGCTTGAAACGCTGCGCGAGCTGGGCAGCCCGCTCCAGGGACATCCCTGTATGTTCAAGCTGCCCGGCATCGACATGTCGACCGGCTCGCTCGGGCTGGGGCTCTCCGTTTGCGTGGGCATGGCGCTGGCGCTCCGGAACACGCCCGCGCACGTTTACGCGCTGCTGGGCGACGGCGAGCTGCAGGAGGGGCAGAACTGGGAGGCCTTCATGTCCATGCGCGCCTTCGCCCTGCAAAACATGACGCCCATCGTGGACCTCAACGGCGTGCAGCTCGACGGGCCGACGGACGTGGTGCAGCCTGCGCAGGCGGCGCTTTCGCAAAAGCTGGCGGGCTTCGGCATCCGCGTCTTTGAGGTGGACGGGCACGACGAGGGGCAGATCGAGCGCGCGGTGCGCGAGGCAAAGAACTGCGGCGAGCCCCACGCCGTCGTCGCCCACACCGTCAAGGGGAAGGGCGTCTCCTTCATGGAGGGGCAGGCGGCGTGGCATGGGAAGCCGCTTTCGGCGGAGGATTACGCGGCTGCGCGGGCCGAGGTAGAGGGGAGGCTCATGCGATGA
- a CDS encoding transketolase C-terminal domain-containing protein, which produces MSRTMRQVFGDALVRYAEAFPEMVVLDADVSSSTQTKQFQAAFPDRFFNFGIAEGNMAAAAAGMAACGKIPVISTFAFLLAVRAMDSIHSLAAYNRLNVKICGGYAGLSDFADGASHQGICDMAMMRAVPGIRILAPSDEESTMEAVGEMLRIEGPVYLRLSRDAAPSLHGGRAGVRLGKANLLMDGRDVTLVSTGTMLAAAIEARALLKAQGIDAAILEAISVKPLDEEAVCRMAERTGRVVTLEEHTVNGGLGDAVCAALCRGRPTPVLKIGLEDTFGQSARSYAQLVAAYSLDGPGVARQVENFVRGH; this is translated from the coding sequence ATGAGCAGGACGATGCGCCAGGTGTTTGGCGATGCGCTGGTGCGCTATGCGGAGGCTTTTCCGGAGATGGTCGTGCTCGACGCGGACGTCTCCTCCAGCACGCAGACGAAGCAGTTTCAGGCTGCGTTTCCCGATCGCTTTTTCAACTTTGGCATCGCCGAAGGAAACATGGCTGCCGCAGCGGCGGGCATGGCGGCCTGCGGCAAGATCCCGGTGATCTCGACCTTCGCGTTTCTGCTGGCGGTGCGGGCGATGGATTCCATCCATTCGCTCGCCGCGTACAACCGCCTAAACGTCAAGATCTGCGGCGGCTATGCCGGGCTCTCGGACTTCGCGGACGGCGCGAGCCACCAGGGGATCTGCGACATGGCCATGATGCGCGCCGTGCCGGGCATACGGATTCTGGCCCCTTCGGACGAGGAGAGCACGATGGAAGCGGTGGGCGAAATGCTGCGCATCGAGGGGCCGGTCTATCTGCGGCTCTCGCGCGACGCGGCGCCCAGCCTGCACGGCGGCCGGGCAGGAGTTCGGCTGGGAAAGGCAAATCTCCTCATGGACGGGCGGGACGTGACGCTGGTGAGCACGGGCACGATGCTCGCGGCGGCCATCGAGGCGCGGGCGCTGCTCAAAGCACAGGGAATCGACGCGGCAATTTTGGAAGCCATCAGCGTAAAGCCGCTGGACGAGGAGGCCGTCTGCCGCATGGCGGAGCGGACGGGCCGCGTCGTCACGCTGGAGGAGCACACGGTAAACGGCGGGCTGGGCGACGCCGTCTGCGCGGCGCTCTGCCGCGGGCGGCCAACGCCCGTGCTCAAAATCGGCCTGGAGGACACGTTCGGCCAGAGCGCGCGCAGCTACGCACAGCTCGTCGCGGCGTACAGCCTGGACGGCCCGGGCGTCGCGCGGCAGGTGGAAAATTTCGTGAGGGGGCATTGA
- a CDS encoding NAD(P)-dependent oxidoreductase — MKIVILDGYTENPGDLSWAGFEALGDVTVYEHTKADEVAARIAGAQVVYTNKTPLTRATLEGARELRFIGVLATGFNVVDIEAARERGIPVSNIPTYGTQAVAQYVFALLLEICHRVGHHAEAVQAGRWTNGRDFCFWDYPLMELSGKTMGIVGYGRIGKATAQIARAFGMRVVAYDAFVKAPEVLPLNDVLAQADVLSLHCPLTPENTGMVNRETIGRMKDGVILINTARGPLIQEDALREALVDGKVYAAALDVVSAEPIRPDNPLLGLDNCLITPHIAWASRESRQRLMDIAVANLEAFLSGKPANVVNP, encoded by the coding sequence ATGAAAATCGTCATTTTGGATGGCTACACGGAAAATCCGGGCGACCTCTCCTGGGCGGGCTTTGAAGCGCTGGGAGATGTTACGGTATACGAACACACAAAGGCGGACGAGGTTGCCGCGCGCATCGCGGGCGCGCAGGTCGTGTATACGAACAAGACGCCCCTGACGCGCGCGACCCTCGAGGGCGCGCGGGAGCTGCGCTTCATCGGGGTGCTCGCCACAGGCTTCAACGTGGTCGATATCGAGGCGGCGCGCGAGCGGGGAATCCCCGTATCCAACATCCCAACCTACGGCACGCAGGCAGTCGCGCAGTACGTGTTCGCGCTGCTGCTGGAGATCTGCCACCGCGTCGGCCACCACGCCGAGGCGGTGCAGGCGGGCCGGTGGACGAACGGGCGCGACTTTTGCTTTTGGGATTATCCCCTGATGGAGCTTTCGGGCAAGACGATGGGCATCGTCGGCTACGGCCGCATCGGGAAGGCCACGGCGCAGATCGCTCGCGCCTTCGGCATGCGCGTGGTGGCCTACGACGCGTTCGTCAAGGCCCCGGAGGTGCTTCCGTTAAACGACGTGCTCGCGCAGGCGGACGTGCTGTCCCTGCACTGCCCGCTGACGCCGGAGAACACGGGCATGGTGAACCGCGAGACGATCGGACGCATGAAGGACGGCGTGATCCTGATCAACACGGCGCGCGGCCCGTTGATTCAGGAGGACGCCCTGCGCGAGGCGCTCGTGGACGGCAAGGTGTACGCTGCCGCGCTGGACGTGGTATCGGCGGAGCCCATCCGGCCGGACAATCCGCTGCTCGGGCTGGACAACTGCCTGATCACCCCGCACATCGCCTGGGCCTCCCGGGAGAGCCGCCAGCGGCTGATGGACATCGCCGTCGCGAACCTCGAAGCGTTCCTTTCGGGGAAGCCCGCAAACGTCGTGAACCCGTAA
- a CDS encoding sensor histidine kinase, translating into MNKELRARMKRCMPLCARDTALCAAIMAAAALACMLLRMLDSSDVYVSMIFLLAVLVTARVTNGYFYGIAASFAGVVFVNYVFTYPYFAFNFTISGYPLTFLSMLFVSLTTSAMTTQIKEQERLRREAEMEKMRGNLLRAVSHDLRTPLTSIIGSSSAILDGPAPLSMADQRRLICDIREDAEWLIRMVENLLSITRISGEAANIKTSPEAVEEVVAESVRKFKKRFPGRSVAIHLPDEMLMARMDPILIEQVIVNLLENVAEHAKGATHTDLTVERQGGECVISVLDDGEGIPSGVLAHMFDGYLTRADNPLSDSKRNMGIGLSVCMSIVRAHGGSLRAENRKSGGAALRFTLPLDDDPQWPEEAE; encoded by the coding sequence TTGAACAAAGAACTGCGCGCGCGCATGAAGCGCTGCATGCCCCTTTGCGCGCGCGACACGGCGCTCTGCGCCGCCATCATGGCCGCGGCGGCGCTCGCGTGCATGCTGCTGCGCATGCTCGATTCCAGCGACGTATACGTATCCATGATCTTTCTGCTGGCCGTGCTCGTGACCGCGCGGGTGACGAACGGTTATTTTTACGGCATCGCCGCCTCCTTCGCGGGGGTCGTCTTCGTCAACTACGTCTTCACCTATCCATACTTCGCGTTCAACTTCACCATCTCCGGCTACCCGCTCACGTTCCTGAGCATGCTCTTCGTCTCGCTCACCACGAGCGCCATGACCACGCAGATCAAGGAACAGGAGCGCCTGCGCCGCGAGGCCGAGATGGAGAAGATGCGCGGCAACCTGCTTCGGGCCGTGTCGCACGACCTGCGCACGCCGCTCACGTCCATCATCGGCTCCAGCAGCGCCATTCTGGACGGCCCCGCCCCCCTGTCCATGGCGGATCAGCGCCGCCTGATCTGCGACATACGCGAGGATGCGGAATGGCTGATCCGCATGGTCGAAAATTTGCTTTCCATCACGCGCATCAGCGGTGAGGCGGCGAACATCAAGACCTCGCCCGAGGCGGTAGAAGAGGTCGTCGCGGAATCGGTGCGCAAGTTTAAGAAGCGCTTTCCGGGAAGAAGCGTCGCCATTCATCTGCCGGACGAAATGCTGATGGCGCGCATGGACCCCATCCTGATCGAGCAGGTGATCGTCAACCTGCTCGAAAACGTGGCGGAGCACGCCAAGGGCGCCACGCATACAGACCTCACCGTCGAGCGTCAGGGCGGCGAATGCGTCATCTCCGTGCTCGACGACGGCGAGGGCATCCCCTCCGGCGTGCTGGCGCACATGTTCGACGGATACCTCACCCGCGCGGACAACCCGCTCAGCGACAGCAAGCGCAACATGGGCATCGGCCTGTCCGTGTGCATGTCCATCGTGCGCGCGCACGGCGGAAGCCTGCGCGCCGAAAACAGGAAGTCCGGCGGCGCGGCCCTGCGCTTCACGCTGCCCCTGGACGACGACCCTCAATGGCCCGAAGAGGCCGAATAA
- a CDS encoding DegV family protein → MAVRLITDSTSDICAREAQALSIEVIPLKVIFGEDVCREGVDIGMEAFYDRLTSGREQPTTSQPAPDDFLSVFERVQAAGDSAVVLTLCSGLSGTLQSAMIAKDMCGYEDIHIVDTRTTITGLRLLVEYACRLRDEGRSAAQIVQEIEAAKGRIRLYAVVDTLEYLCRGGRLSRSAAVVGSLLNLKPILTLTDGALSVLGKARGLCAAYGRVVEEIRAGKGADPVCPVYFGYTMTDEKAKALRERCRKELDMDGDLWPVGCVVGAHAGPGACVVTYLERA, encoded by the coding sequence ATGGCAGTTCGATTGATTACGGATTCCACAAGCGACATCTGCGCCCGGGAGGCACAGGCATTGTCCATAGAGGTCATTCCCCTGAAGGTCATCTTCGGCGAGGACGTCTGCCGCGAGGGCGTAGACATCGGCATGGAGGCCTTTTATGACCGCCTGACCAGCGGCAGGGAACAGCCGACGACGTCGCAGCCCGCGCCGGACGACTTTCTTTCCGTCTTTGAGCGCGTTCAGGCGGCGGGCGACAGCGCGGTGGTGCTGACGCTTTGCAGCGGCCTGAGCGGGACGCTGCAAAGCGCGATGATCGCCAAGGACATGTGCGGCTACGAGGACATCCACATCGTCGATACGCGCACGACGATCACGGGCCTTCGCCTGCTGGTCGAATACGCCTGCCGCCTGCGCGACGAGGGACGCTCCGCCGCGCAGATCGTGCAGGAAATCGAGGCGGCCAAGGGCCGTATTCGCCTGTACGCGGTGGTCGATACGCTGGAATACCTCTGCCGGGGCGGACGGCTTTCCCGCTCTGCGGCGGTGGTGGGCTCGCTCCTCAACCTGAAACCCATTCTAACCCTGACGGACGGAGCGCTTTCCGTGCTGGGCAAGGCGCGGGGACTCTGCGCGGCCTATGGCCGGGTCGTGGAGGAGATTCGCGCGGGCAAGGGTGCGGACCCGGTCTGTCCGGTCTACTTCGGCTACACGATGACGGATGAGAAGGCGAAGGCCCTGCGCGAGCGATGCAGGAAGGAGCTGGACATGGACGGCGATCTTTGGCCGGTGGGCTGCGTCGTGGGGGCGCACGCGGGCCCGGGCGCCTGCGTGGTGACCTATCTGGAGCGCGCCTGA
- a CDS encoding helix-turn-helix transcriptional regulator, with protein sequence MLFSEKVRFLRKNHPSKLSQTMLASALGVSQRTVSHWELGELEPSLKDMENLCLFFGVSADYLLGLPKGMPYPDRD encoded by the coding sequence ATGCTCTTCTCGGAAAAGGTCAGGTTTCTGCGCAAAAATCACCCGTCTAAATTATCGCAAACCATGTTGGCGTCCGCTCTCGGCGTAAGCCAGCGGACGGTATCTCACTGGGAGCTGGGTGAACTAGAGCCCAGTTTAAAGGACATGGAAAACCTCTGCCTCTTCTTCGGCGTGTCCGCAGACTACCTGCTCGGCCTGCCGAAGGGGATGCCGTATCCAGATCGCGATTAG
- the glf gene encoding UDP-galactopyranose mutase, with amino-acid sequence MKTYDFLIVGAGLFGAVFAQQAAERSKRCLVVERRSHVAGNVYTEPVEGIQVHRYGAHIFHTSNPELWAYVNRFAGFNRFTNAPIANYHGELYNLPFNMNTFYRMWGAVTPDQARAIIERQRREAGIGEPRNLEEQAISLVGTDIYKKLVEGYTEKQWGRPCRELPAFIIKRLPVRFTFDNNYFSDPYQGIPIEGYTQMVERMLADADVRLETDYLERRDELSRLAERVLYTGPIDAYFGYRLGALAYRSVRFETQVLDTPNHQGCAVMNYTDRETPYTRVIEHKHFAFGRQEKTVVSREFSTEWKPGDEPYYPVNDEVNGALYERYRELAAGEKDVLFGGRLGEYRYYDMDKVIASALTLAKKVL; translated from the coding sequence ATGAAGACATACGACTTTCTGATCGTCGGCGCGGGCCTGTTCGGCGCGGTCTTCGCGCAGCAGGCAGCGGAGCGCTCAAAGCGCTGCCTCGTGGTCGAGCGGCGGAGCCACGTCGCGGGCAACGTGTACACCGAGCCCGTAGAGGGCATACAGGTGCACCGCTACGGCGCGCATATTTTCCATACCTCCAATCCGGAGCTGTGGGCGTACGTGAACCGCTTCGCCGGATTCAACCGCTTCACCAACGCCCCCATCGCCAACTACCACGGCGAGCTGTACAACCTGCCGTTTAACATGAACACCTTTTACCGCATGTGGGGGGCGGTCACGCCGGATCAGGCGCGGGCGATCATCGAGCGCCAGCGCCGCGAGGCGGGCATCGGGGAGCCGCGCAATCTGGAAGAGCAGGCTATTTCGCTGGTGGGCACCGACATCTACAAAAAGCTGGTGGAGGGATACACCGAAAAGCAGTGGGGAAGGCCCTGCCGCGAGCTGCCCGCCTTCATTATAAAGCGGCTGCCCGTTCGGTTCACGTTCGACAACAACTACTTCAGCGATCCTTATCAGGGCATCCCCATCGAGGGCTACACCCAGATGGTGGAGCGGATGCTCGCGGATGCCGATGTGCGGCTCGAAACCGATTATCTGGAGCGCCGGGACGAGCTGAGCCGCCTGGCGGAGCGGGTGCTATACACGGGCCCCATCGACGCGTATTTCGGCTACCGGCTGGGCGCGCTCGCCTACCGCAGCGTGCGCTTTGAAACGCAGGTGCTGGATACGCCCAATCATCAGGGGTGCGCCGTGATGAACTACACCGACCGGGAGACGCCCTATACGCGCGTCATCGAGCACAAGCATTTTGCGTTCGGCAGGCAGGAAAAGACCGTCGTCAGCCGCGAATTTTCGACGGAATGGAAGCCGGGGGACGAGCCGTATTACCCGGTGAACGACGAGGTGAACGGTGCGCTGTACGAACGCTATCGGGAGCTTGCGGCGGGGGAGAAGGACGTGCTCTTCGGCGGGCGGCTGGGCGAGTACCGCTATTACGACATGGACAAGGTGATCGCCTCCGCCCTGACGCTGGCGAAGAAGGTGCTGTAA